A segment of the Bacillus thuringiensis genome:
TTTTGTTTTTTTATTTTTATTTAAAGGATGGGGTGTTTTAGCTGAAGTTATTTCAGTAGCTACATTAATTTCATATGTTACTGGACCTATAACAGTAATGACTCTGAGAAAAACAGCGCCTAATTTTCATCGTCCTTTCTATATAAAAGGATTAAATATTATTGCACCTTTAGGGTTCATTTTTGCATCATTAACATTATATTGGGCAAGATGGCCATTAACAGGAGAAGTAATGTTTATTATACTTATGGGCTTACCTATATATTTTTATTATCAATTAAAAACAAAATGGGTTGGATTTAAAAAGAATTTTTTAGCTGGATTATGGATTGTCGGGTATTTATTATTTATGATTTGTATATCGTACACTGGAAGTGAAAGATTTGGTGGGTTAAATATTATAACTTATGGATGGGATATGGTACTTATTTCAATTGTTTCATTTCTATTTTATAGATGGGCTATAAATAGCGGATTTAAAACAAAAGATTTAAAAGTAGCTCAGAAAATTAATGGGGGAATTAGTTAAATAATATACATAAATTAGAAAAATGGATTTATAAGGGTTACCGTATAATATTTTTGAATATCCCCAAAACGGGGTCCCGTCAGGAAAATGCAGATTTACAACGTTAAGCTTATTTTCCTGACGATTCCTCTGTTTTTAACAACGTTAAGAAAGTTTTAGTGGTCTTAAAGCATCTAATGAGATCGCTTTCTCCGAATTAAAATGATATTCTCCTAGTAAATTAATATGTTCCCAACCTAGAGGCGACATATGGCGCAATAATTCTTCATTAAAACTACCAGCCTGTTTTTGATATTCAACTACTTTTGTTAGATGTAAGGTATTCCAGATACTGATGACATTAATGATTATATTTAAGGCACTAGCCCTTTGCAGTTGATGCTTCCCTAAGCTTACCCTGCTTTCAGAAGAAAATAGCTCTTGCCAATCCATTCATGGCTAGATTTAGCTGAAGATAATCCATACAGCCAATTCTTAATTACGGTTATGGGTGGTATTAACCAATTAGAGCGAGATTTTATCCGTATGAGTCAACGTGAAGGGATTGAACTGGCTAAGAAAGAAGGGAAGTTTAAAGGTCGGTTAAAGAAATATCATAAAAATCACGCGGGAATAAATTATGCAGTAAAGCTATATAAAAAAGGAGGAATGACCGTAAATTACATTTGTAAAATTACAAATGTGTCCAGAGCTTCGTTATACAGAAAGTTAACAGAAATGAACAATTAACTAATCTTTATTCTGCTAAAGGGGATTTTTCGAATGGTTAACGAAATCATTATTATATGGAAGTTTATTTAAAGATAAAGAGGACTTGAGGAGCTTCATATGACTGCAGAAATATAATTGTCACCACTTCCATATCTGGAGGCAATGGATAGGCGGGTACTTGCCAACCGAACACACGCAATTGTCGAGATAAATCATAAAGATTCCAGTTTGATGTGTAGCCATCTTTCAGTCGCCAAGCGAAAACAGGAATATCCGACCCATCGGACAAAAGTTCAAACGATTCGATCTTCTGAATGGCCTTGCTTAGAAAAAGAGCGACTTTCTGAGAAGTCTTTTGGACATCATAGTACCCACTTTTCCCTAAACGTAAGTAATTGTAATATTGCAGGAGAACTTGTGCACCGGGACGAGAGAAATTCAGGGCAAAAGTCGGCATATTTCCGCCCAAATAGGAAACGCGAAAGATTAGATCCTCAGGGAGATCTTCAGCTTCCCGCCAAATTATCCAATCTAATCCAGGATAGACTAATCCATATTTATGTCCGGATACATTGATGGACTTCACCCTTGGTAATTGAAAATCCCAGACTAAATCTGGTTGAAGAAACGGTGCTATAAATCCTCCCGAAGCTGCATCCACATGCATGGGAATGTCAAGATCAGTCTTCGCCTGTAAATCATCCAACGCTTTCGAAATTGCGGCAACCGGTTCGTAAAGACCGGTATAAGTTTCACCAAGAATCGGTACTACACCAATCATATTTTCATCCACGGCTGCGAGGATCCCCTGAGGATCCAATTGAGGATGTTCAGGGCTAACCTTCACATAGCGTGGTTCAACCTCCCAATAATTCGCGAATTTTTCCCAAACGACCTGAACAGCAGAACTAAACACAATATTGGGACGATCTACCGGCTTCCCTTCGCTTTTACGTGCATTTTGCCAGCGTCGCTTTAAGGCAAGCCCACCGAGCATACATGCTTCTGACGATCCAGTTGAAACGCCCATAGTCGTAAGGGGGCTGGGCGAATGCCAGAGGTTGGCTAAGATACGGACACACCGCTCCTCAATTTCAGCTGTCTGTGGGTATTCGTCCTTGTCAATCATGTTCTTGTCGAATGATTTTGCATATGATTGCTCTGCGGCAGGCTCCATCCATGTGCTAACGAATGTTGCAAGATTCAGGCGGGTGTTGCCATCAAGAGCAATTTCATCATGGACGATTTGATACGATGTTTCGGGTAACATGTCTTCATCAGACATATGAAAGCGTGGAACGACGGATTCTCCTTCATGGGCAAACAGAGGATTTACAGAAAATTCGTGAGGCAGCTCTTTTTGCATGTGAAGTGGTAGAGATTGTGAATTATCTGGCATAATCTCTTTTTTTGTATGTATCGTTTTGAACTTCTGCTTTTCGATCCTGTGGCATACAAGTCCCCCTTAATTAAATTTTTAACAAACATATTATTTACAAAAAATCATTTGTTAAACCAAGGGGACATAAAGCTTCAAGCACTTTTCTATCAATCTTTATTTCAAAGCTACACGGAACCCTATGGTTATAATTCAAAGGAGTGGACAGTCGATTCATTCCTTACTGAAACTTTTCAAGCACTTTCTGGTCAATGAGGACATGTAACGTTCCTTGATTCAGATTGCCGCGATCCTGGTCTGGAGGGAAGGACTGTCCATTTCCAGACTACTGTGGTTCGCCAGCTCAAACGCAGATTTCGGGATGATTCCGATGCCGAGGTTGGCTTTCTGACAAGTCTCGTGGATCAGCTTGGTAGAATCAGCGGTAAATGACCAGAGGTTGCTCGTGCAGCTCTTCGAATTATTGTTTTATGCTTTATTCAAGTTGTTGAAAGTAAATTTTCACTGTTTATAAATCGGAATGTTCTTTCTATTATTTCTACAATTGTTATCTATTTATATATAAGGTTATAAGGAATATATTGGCAATGTAAGTGAAAACAATAGATGGAAGGGGATGTTTTTTATGTTTAAAAAAGCAGCACTAGGGATTTCAACGTTAGCAATCACAGCGTTCGTCGGATTAGGAATGGCAACAGAGGCTTCTGCTGGACCAGCAGCACCTCTTACTTCACTAAACGTCGTACAAGTAGAGTCTGAACTGGGCAGGGTAGAAACAATTGACCAGAACAGCTTTAGCACATTACGTAATCACGGAGGAAAATACTTATATATTACCACGAAAGAAATGGGATATGGCCAAAATCCATTTGCTAAAATGAATGGCTCTAATGTAAAAAGTATTGGATCCACTATAATTGGCGGAAGACCGATCGTTGGCTGGTATTATAAATGGGATGCTTCTGGGCATCAACAGGGAACGTTTGAGTACCAAAAGACATCTATAAATGCACCATTTAATACAATGCGTACATCAATTTATATCTAATAGTTTTGAAAGCGTTCGTACATTTAAATAGTCAAAGAAAAGGCACTCCTAGGAGTGCCTTTTCTTTGACTTGAACCATGTTCCTATATATATTCCCCATCCCATAAAAACCCTTCCTATAAAACAGGATCCTAGACACCAATAGACTTCATTTGAAAAATAGTTTACATATGTATGGGTGGTAACAGTAACGCTACATCATGAATATAAGATGCGTTACGCCTTCTGTTCTAACAACCTACTTTATAGAAAGTGCCTTTCTCATATATTTTACCACATGTAACATTGAGTTTATTAAGTATTTAGTTAATATGTACAATTACATAGTAAATACCGTTTAAATAGGAGACTAAGAAAAATGCAAAATAAGTGATTCTAAACATATTCCAGATAATCTCTAATTTTTTATTAATTATTTGTTTGGCGCTCGATAATAGAAGGAAGTACTGCTTGTATTCTATTTAACAAATCTAAGACATTCACATCACACATTTATTTCTATTCACTAGGAGGTTGAATTAATTAGAAAGAAGCATATGCAATAAATAATTCTGTTTTATATAACATCCAACCACTTAAAAATCCAGTAATAAAAAAGGAGGGAGAAGGTATCTTTTATTGAAGTTTGTTTATAATAGCTCTTTAACTTGTTAGGGGGAATCATAAAGGAGATTAGTAATCTCTTTGATCATTTTTATTTTCCTTATAGTAATAGACTTATTGTATTAGAAAATTCAAATTTTGAAAGGAGTATCAATAAATATGAGTAAGAAAAAAGATTCGTGCTTATCAACTTAAGGATAGAAATTAAATGGGTTTTTGTTTAAATAAACTAAACAAAGGGGTGTTCTTTATGTGTACTAGTTTGACATTACAGACAAAAAACGGTCAACATCTTTTTGCAAGAACGATGGATTTTACATTAGATTTCAATCAAGAAGTAATAATAGTTCCTCGAAGTTATCGATGGAACAATATAACTGGTGAAACCATCGAAACGAAACAAGCAGTTATCGGGATGGGGATTAACTATCAAGGAAGGGTCATTCTGGCAGATGGAGTAAATGAAGCAGGTATGACTTGTGCAACGCTCTATTTCCCAGGCTTCGCAGCTTATAATGAAAGTATAGATGACAATAAAACGAATCTGGCTCCATTTGATTTTGTGGCTTGGAGTCTCACGCAGTTCAATTCTATTAAAGAGTTAAGAAAGTCTGTTGATAGTATTTCTTTTTTGGATGTACCATTACCTATTTTAGGACTTACTCCGCCGCTACATTGGATTATAGCGGATAAATGGGGAGAATGTATTGTACTAGAGCCGACAACTGAGGGGCTAAAAGTGTATGACAATCCGTTAGGGGTAATGACCAATAGTCCAGAGTTTAACTGGCATCTACAAAATTTAAGACAATATATTGGTCTTAGATCACAGCCCTATGAGCCTACACAATGGGGGGATTTATCATTGAGTGCTTTTGGACAAGGTTCAGGTTCGATGGGAATCCCTGGGGATTTCACTCCACCATCAAGGTTTGTTCGGGCGGCGTATAGCAAACAAAATATTCATGGGATAGATAATGAAGAGGAAGGGGTATCGGCCATTTTTCATATCTTATCAAATTGTGAGCTTCCAAAAGGTGGAGTGATAACGGAAGAAGGTACATTAGATAATACCATTTATACAAGCGCAATGTGTATGGAGTCTGGTATATATTATTATCATACCTATGATTGTAGACAAATTATAGCCATACATCTATTTCATGAAAATTTAGATACAGATGAAATTAAAACTTATCCATTCCAGCGTAAACAAAAGATATATTATCAAAACTAATGAGATTTGGAATAACATTAAAGAGGCAAACTTAATTAAGTTTGCTTTTTATAATAGGCCATACGACTCATGCTATAACTTTTAATCACTTTAAGCGAAGGGTACGTGATTGAGATGAATAATACATATAATGAAAAGACACATACTTCCATTAAACAATTATTGAACAAATTTTCACCCAACGCCCCTGGCTTTGCATATATTGCTAGTTTTGATAGTGGAGTAACGTATAAAGGTGCAGTTGGCTTAGCTTCTATAGAGGAAAATCTACCGATAACCACAAAGAGCGTTTTTAATATCGCCTCAGTTTCTAAACAATTTACAGCGTTTTCTATATTACTCTTAGAACAAGAGGGAAGATTGAGTTTAGATGATTCGATTGTAAAGTATGTCCCTTCTATTGGAACATATGCTGAACCAGTAACATTGAGACACCTAATTCATCACACTGGTGGACTAGTTGATTATATGGAATTGGCTGTATTAGCAAATATTAAATTTACAGATACATTAACTGTGGAAGAATCGTTAGAGCACCTTAAAAATCATCAAATTGCAAGGTTCCCAGTTGGCACAAAATTTGAGTATAGCAATACAGGATATTTTTTATTATCAAAAGTGGTAGAGAAGGTAAGTGGCAAGTCTCTACGTCAATTTACAAAGGAGCGTATTTTTGATCCTTTACATATGAGAGACACAACAATTGTAGATTGCTACCCAACAACTATACCAATTATTAGTGGGTATTCGAAGAATGAGCAAGGAAAATATAAAATCTATGAAAGCCCTTGGGAACATACAGGTGATGGGGCAGTTCATACAAATGTTGAAGATCTTGTAAGATGGGGAGAAAATTTAACTACAGGCACCGTTGGTGGAAAAGAACTTGTTAAAAGAATGAGCGAAATAGGTCCGAAAATTTCTCCAACTGGGGAGACGATTATTGACAATGAAGATTATGCTTTTGGGCTAAGGCTTGCAGAAGGTTTTAACCGTCGATACTTGGAACATTCAGGTAGCTGGGCAGGTTATCGTTCACACTTCATGCGGTTTCCAAAAGAATATTTGACTGTTGTAGTACTAAGTAACTATGATGGATTTGACTCTAAAAAATATGCTAATGAAATAGCAGAAATTGTTTTAGAAAAGTAAAAAATAGGGCGTAGAAGACAGTATCTAGATTTGGTTAACCTCACGTTGTTTTAGGTGTAATTGATTTTGAGAACGGAAGGCAAGCATATATTTATGCCTGCCTTTTTTCGTATTAAAACGAACATAAATATTAATATTTATACAGTTAAAAAAATAATTAGAAATTCTTTAAATATAGATTAATTAATGAGGTCGAATTTTAAAATTTTTTAAATTAATATATAAAAATTATATATTATGATTATCAAACTCAATTTTATTAAAAATTGAAATGTTAATTAATATTCCTATTGCTATTAAATTGACCATTAAAGAACTTCCACCAAAACTTACAAATGGAAATGGGGTACCTGTAAGAGGAAATAGTCCTGTAATACCACCTAAATTTACAACAGATTGCATACCGATCATACATCCTATACCAATTGCTATAAAACTGCCAAATGGATCTACACATAATTGTGCAATTTTTAAGGAGCGAAGTACTATAGTCAAAACTCCAGCCAATATAATAAATACACCAATAAATCCTAGTTCTTCAGAAACTATTGCCATTATAAAATCTGTATGTGGTTCCGGAAGATAACCTGTTTTTTGTATGCTATTTCCAAATCCACGACCAGTGATTCCTCCGGAGCCAATGGCAATAAAAGAATTTACAAGCTGGTATCCATTTCCTTGCGCATCAAGAAATGGATTGAAAATCGTAGTAATACGTGTCTTTTGAACTTCTGACAAACTATATTGAATCAAGAAATATAAAATAGGTAACCACAAAATAGAACTGATGATAGTTCTTTTGATTAGTAGATTAATATTTATTCCTGAGCATAGAAATATGCTAAAACCTATACCTAATATTAAAAGTGCAGATCCTAAATTTGGTTGTTTAAAGATAAGAAAAAAAATTGTAGCTAAAAAAAATAAAAGTTTTCCGATACCACTCCAGTTATTTTTAGCTTGTTCTTGTCGTAATGCAAAAAAGCGGGCTGTTACAAGTATTGTTCCTAATTTAAGAAATTCAGCTGGCTGTATTCCAAAGATCCATGATTGAGCGTTATTTACCACTTTTCCTTTCCATAAAACCATAATTAATAAAAAAATCCCCCCAACCATAATACAGATTGAGACTATTCGTTTTTTCCATATTTCATATGGGAGTAAAGCACAAACTATTAATCCTATTGTACCTAAAAGTAGCTTTGTTAATTGAGAATCAACAAAATGTCTACTGTTAT
Coding sequences within it:
- a CDS encoding FtsW/RodA/SpoVE family cell cycle protein, producing MKKILKLDYLLLLSLFITCTLGIIMMYSASSIVAVQHYGYNSRHFVDSQLTKLLLGTIGLIVCALLPYEIWKKRIVSICIMVGGIFLLIMVLWKGKVVNNAQSWIFGIQPAEFLKLGTILVTARFFALRQEQAKNNWSGIGKLLFFLATIFFLIFKQPNLGSALLILGIGFSIFLCSGININLLIKRTIISSILWLPILYFLIQYSLSEVQKTRITTIFNPFLDAQGNGYQLVNSFIAIGSGGITGRGFGNSIQKTGYLPEPHTDFIMAIVSEELGFIGVFIILAGVLTIVLRSLKIAQLCVDPFGSFIAIGIGCMIGMQSVVNLGGITGLFPLTGTPFPFVSFGGSSLMVNLIAIGILINISIFNKIEFDNHNI
- a CDS encoding serine hydrolase domain-containing protein — its product is MNNTYNEKTHTSIKQLLNKFSPNAPGFAYIASFDSGVTYKGAVGLASIEENLPITTKSVFNIASVSKQFTAFSILLLEQEGRLSLDDSIVKYVPSIGTYAEPVTLRHLIHHTGGLVDYMELAVLANIKFTDTLTVEESLEHLKNHQIARFPVGTKFEYSNTGYFLLSKVVEKVSGKSLRQFTKERIFDPLHMRDTTIVDCYPTTIPIISGYSKNEQGKYKIYESPWEHTGDGAVHTNVEDLVRWGENLTTGTVGGKELVKRMSEIGPKISPTGETIIDNEDYAFGLRLAEGFNRRYLEHSGSWAGYRSHFMRFPKEYLTVVVLSNYDGFDSKKYANEIAEIVLEK
- the bsh gene encoding choloylglycine hydrolase yields the protein MCTSLTLQTKNGQHLFARTMDFTLDFNQEVIIVPRSYRWNNITGETIETKQAVIGMGINYQGRVILADGVNEAGMTCATLYFPGFAAYNESIDDNKTNLAPFDFVAWSLTQFNSIKELRKSVDSISFLDVPLPILGLTPPLHWIIADKWGECIVLEPTTEGLKVYDNPLGVMTNSPEFNWHLQNLRQYIGLRSQPYEPTQWGDLSLSAFGQGSGSMGIPGDFTPPSRFVRAAYSKQNIHGIDNEEEGVSAIFHILSNCELPKGGVITEEGTLDNTIYTSAMCMESGIYYYHTYDCRQIIAIHLFHENLDTDEIKTYPFQRKQKIYYQN
- a CDS encoding DUF4879 domain-containing protein codes for the protein MFKKAALGISTLAITAFVGLGMATEASAGPAAPLTSLNVVQVESELGRVETIDQNSFSTLRNHGGKYLYITTKEMGYGQNPFAKMNGSNVKSIGSTIIGGRPIVGWYYKWDASGHQQGTFEYQKTSINAPFNTMRTSIYI